The window ATTGGCCGCGCCGGCGGGCGTCCTGGACGATGGTGGTTTGACAAACGTTGTTCACCTGCTCAATGACATTGAGTTCGCAGAGGGTGTCCCAGGGTCGCCTCGACCGGGCGAGCCGTCCGGCGTAACGTTCGCCAACGTCTTGGACGTGGCGCAACCAATTGTCGATGAGGCCTTGGCGTCGGTTTTTGAGCGCGGCGGCGATGCCCCCGCACCCGTAGTGCCCGCAAACAATCACGTGCTTGACCTTCAAAACATCCACGGCGTATTGGAGCGTCGAGAGACAATTGAGGTCGGTGTGGACCACGACGTTGGCCACGTTGCGGTGGACGAAAAGTTCCCCCGGCAGGAGGCCGACGATTTCGTTGGCGGGGACACGGCTGTCCGAGCAACCAATCCAAAAATAGCGGGGGTTTTGCTGGCGCGTGAGCC of the Elusimicrobiota bacterium genome contains:
- the can gene encoding carbonate dehydratase — encoded protein: MAPARARPRGIPELFANNRAWAEDTVRRDPHFFSRLTRQQNPRYFWIGCSDSRVPANEIVGLLPGELFVHRNVANVVVHTDLNCLSTLQYAVDVLKVKHVIVCGHYGCGGIAAALKNRRQGLIDNWLRHVQDVGERYAGRLARSRRPWDTLCELNVIEQVNNVCQTTIVQDARRRGQSLTVHGLIYDLRDGLLRALADVPRRS